From Deltaproteobacteria bacterium, the proteins below share one genomic window:
- a CDS encoding 3-keto-5-aminohexanoate cleavage protein, whose amino-acid sequence MKQKLIITAALAGGATTKHNNPNTPYTPEEFAEESYRCLQEGVSIVHIHAKDPSTGMATMDVQAHRDIVAAVKERCPEMIINISTGAMLTKPEERVAPALAVEPEMASYNTNSMNFAVADHKSGEVMIEFIYDNTFAMMEDFGRRMREHDIKPECEIFDPGGLYNCILLNRKEGVFEQPMHFQFVYGVAGGMQFDPTLHMSLVGQLPANATYSVCGVGPHQQKAAMLSAITGGHIRIGLEDNVKMPGGELAKGSWEQAVWVRDLARVAERPVATPDEARAMLGLLSKVA is encoded by the coding sequence ATGAAACAAAAACTGATCATCACGGCCGCCCTGGCAGGGGGCGCCACCACCAAGCACAACAATCCCAACACACCCTACACACCCGAGGAGTTTGCCGAGGAGTCCTACCGGTGTTTGCAGGAGGGGGTCAGCATCGTTCACATTCACGCCAAGGATCCTTCCACGGGAATGGCCACCATGGATGTGCAGGCCCATCGTGACATCGTCGCCGCGGTCAAGGAGCGCTGTCCGGAAATGATTATCAACATCAGCACCGGCGCCATGCTGACCAAGCCGGAGGAACGCGTTGCTCCCGCTCTGGCGGTCGAACCGGAGATGGCCAGCTACAACACCAACTCCATGAATTTTGCCGTGGCCGACCACAAATCAGGTGAAGTCATGATCGAGTTCATTTATGACAACACCTTTGCCATGATGGAAGACTTCGGCCGCCGGATGCGGGAGCACGACATCAAGCCGGAGTGCGAGATCTTCGATCCGGGCGGGCTGTACAACTGCATCCTGCTGAACCGCAAAGAGGGGGTCTTCGAGCAGCCCATGCACTTCCAGTTTGTCTACGGGGTGGCCGGCGGTATGCAGTTCGATCCGACGCTTCACATGAGTCTGGTGGGACAGCTGCCGGCAAACGCCACCTACAGCGTGTGCGGCGTGGGACCCCACCAGCAGAAGGCGGCCATGCTCAGCGCCATCACCGGTGGTCACATTCGCATCGGTCTGGAAGACAACGTGAAAATGCCGGGCGGCGAGCTGGCCAAAGGCAGCTGGGAGCAGGCCGTCTGGGTCAGAGACCTGGCCAGGGTGGCCGAGCGACCCGTTGCCACACCGGACGAGGCCAGGGCGATGCTCGGTCTATTGTCGAAGGTCGCCTGA
- a CDS encoding aspartate aminotransferase family protein encodes MSSEKAQKAKQEILVEYQARTKASFEFRKKAIKYLPGGDTRSVAYYPPYPFYAAQGKGCFLYDLDGNEYIDCVNNMTSLVHGHAHPQVVAAICEQAARGSAHAAPTELQSLHAEKICGRIPSMESLRFCNSGTEATMFAIRAARAFTKKNIIVKIDGGYHGSHDYVEVNLLPDLTADDLPKASVEPGVPPAILNDVRIAPYNDLNAMRRIMEAEKGKVAAIVVEPVLTQGGGIVPDKGYLAGLRELADAHAALLIFDEVITFRFSTGGRQLVENVRPDLTALGKIIGGGLPVGAFGGRADIMQMFDPTQPNAVTHSGTFSGNALTMAAGMTTLDLLGREEIDRINGLGERLSGNLKKAMDEVGITGQVCGVGSAAFSLFFDTPFRNAREAVTAVIPTLELAQDFHLALLNQGVYAIAKGMVGFIISTPMDVSIVDLISERYRKALEQIKPIAEAVLQ; translated from the coding sequence ATGAGCAGCGAGAAAGCGCAGAAAGCAAAACAGGAAATCCTGGTTGAGTATCAGGCGCGTACCAAAGCTTCTTTTGAATTTCGCAAGAAAGCAATCAAGTATCTGCCCGGCGGGGACACGCGGTCGGTGGCGTACTATCCGCCCTACCCGTTTTATGCCGCCCAAGGCAAGGGATGCTTTCTTTACGACCTTGACGGCAACGAATACATCGACTGTGTCAACAACATGACGTCGCTGGTGCACGGGCATGCCCACCCGCAGGTAGTCGCCGCCATCTGTGAGCAGGCCGCCAGGGGATCTGCTCACGCCGCGCCCACGGAACTGCAAAGCCTGCACGCGGAGAAGATATGCGGCCGCATTCCATCCATGGAATCCTTACGGTTCTGCAATTCCGGGACCGAGGCGACCATGTTCGCCATCCGGGCGGCAAGAGCCTTCACCAAAAAGAACATCATCGTTAAAATAGACGGGGGATACCACGGCAGTCATGACTATGTAGAAGTCAACCTGCTTCCGGATTTGACGGCCGATGATCTGCCCAAGGCCAGTGTGGAGCCGGGTGTTCCGCCGGCTATCCTTAATGATGTGCGCATCGCCCCCTACAACGACCTGAATGCCATGCGGCGGATCATGGAGGCCGAAAAGGGGAAGGTGGCGGCCATCGTGGTGGAGCCGGTTCTCACCCAGGGAGGAGGCATCGTGCCCGATAAGGGGTATCTGGCCGGACTACGCGAACTGGCGGATGCCCACGCCGCCCTGCTGATCTTCGACGAAGTTATCACTTTCAGGTTTAGTACCGGCGGCAGGCAGTTGGTGGAGAATGTCCGACCGGACCTCACCGCGCTGGGTAAGATTATCGGCGGCGGCCTCCCGGTGGGGGCCTTTGGGGGACGGGCGGACATTATGCAGATGTTCGACCCCACGCAACCGAATGCCGTTACGCACTCCGGGACGTTCAGCGGTAATGCCCTGACCATGGCGGCGGGCATGACCACGCTGGACCTCCTGGGGCGGGAAGAAATCGATCGAATCAACGGGCTGGGTGAGCGCCTGAGCGGGAACCTCAAAAAGGCCATGGATGAAGTGGGGATTACCGGCCAGGTTTGCGGCGTCGGATCGGCTGCATTTTCCCTTTTTTTCGATACGCCCTTTCGCAATGCCAGGGAAGCGGTCACAGCGGTCATTCCTACCCTCGAGCTGGCCCAGGATTTTCACCTGGCCCTGTTGAATCAGGGCGTCTATGCCATTGCCAAGGGCATGGTGGGTTTCATAATTTCAACACCCATGGATGTATCTATCGTGGACCTCATCAGCGAGCGGTACAGGAAGGCTCTGGAGCAGATCAAGCCAATAGCTGAGGCCGTTTTACAATAG
- a CDS encoding TetR/AcrR family transcriptional regulator encodes MATVTNRKQRKPTFIEEARRKQILEIAIQEIEKRGYRDTTIQDIAKEAGISKGVIYYHFNTREELLSAIWSALIEELFDYRRQRVERHETAQGRLRSYAKAHFEFVKINYNKFIALFAMGFDLTPVANQSHPWSREINERCFGYLSDILERGRQNGEFGQFSVAKVVPIIQGALDGLILQWVATPDLVDFSGCREVLMDIIERYTAPTES; translated from the coding sequence ATGGCCACAGTCACCAACCGCAAGCAACGCAAACCAACCTTTATCGAAGAAGCCCGCCGCAAGCAGATATTGGAAATCGCCATCCAGGAGATCGAGAAGAGGGGATACCGGGACACTACCATTCAGGACATTGCCAAAGAGGCGGGTATCAGCAAGGGGGTCATCTATTACCATTTCAATACACGCGAGGAATTGCTGAGCGCCATCTGGTCGGCTCTCATCGAAGAACTTTTCGATTATCGCCGGCAGCGCGTGGAGCGGCACGAAACCGCGCAAGGGAGGCTGCGATCCTATGCCAAGGCCCATTTTGAGTTCGTAAAGATAAATTACAATAAATTCATTGCGCTGTTCGCCATGGGATTCGACCTCACCCCTGTCGCCAATCAAAGCCATCCGTGGTCAAGGGAGATCAATGAACGCTGCTTTGGCTATTTGTCCGACATTCTGGAACGCGGCCGGCAAAACGGGGAGTTCGGTCAATTTTCGGTGGCTAAGGTGGTGCCGATTATTCAGGGGGCTTTGGACGGGTTGATCCTGCAGTGGGTGGCAACGCCGGATTTGGTGGATTTTAGCGGCTGTCGCGAGGTGCTCATGGACATCATCGAGCGCTATACCGCTCCAACGGAATCATGA
- a CDS encoding SDR family NAD(P)-dependent oxidoreductase: MSSRVGVVTGGTRGIGLAIARFLVKRSYSLCLTYCHNDAAADEARERLQGLAGENRIIVLKGDAGDPEVVSQHADTVKKELGGVGVLVNNAGIMPRQNFEEITTASWDDTIRINLSSAFYWFREVVPLMKRERYGRIVNVSSLAARGGGVVGPHYAASKAGMLGLTRYAARELGPHGITVNAIAPAFIEDAGIFREWSSGDKAALKRKTAVKKLGRADDVVRAFSYLIDTPFVTGVTLDVNGGAFMI, from the coding sequence ATGTCTAGTCGGGTCGGCGTTGTCACCGGCGGAACAAGGGGAATAGGTCTGGCAATTGCCCGTTTCTTGGTTAAGAGAAGCTATTCCCTATGTCTTACCTACTGTCACAATGATGCAGCGGCGGATGAGGCCAGGGAGCGACTGCAGGGGCTTGCCGGCGAAAACCGGATCATCGTGTTGAAGGGGGACGCCGGCGATCCTGAAGTGGTTTCCCAACATGCCGACACCGTAAAAAAAGAGTTGGGAGGCGTCGGCGTGCTGGTGAACAACGCCGGCATCATGCCCCGCCAGAACTTCGAAGAAATCACGACCGCTTCCTGGGACGATACCATCAGGATCAATCTCAGCAGCGCTTTCTACTGGTTCAGAGAGGTCGTTCCCCTTATGAAGCGGGAACGATACGGCAGAATTGTCAATGTCAGTTCCCTTGCGGCCCGGGGAGGCGGCGTCGTGGGACCCCATTATGCCGCCTCCAAGGCCGGCATGCTGGGGTTGACGCGCTATGCCGCCCGGGAATTGGGGCCCCACGGCATCACCGTCAACGCCATCGCCCCGGCATTCATCGAGGACGCCGGCATCTTCAGGGAATGGTCGAGCGGGGACAAGGCGGCCTTGAAACGGAAAACGGCTGTAAAAAAGTTGGGCAGGGCCGACGATGTGGTGCGGGCCTTTTCCTACCTGATCGACACACCTTTCGTTACCGGCGTTACCCTGGATGTCAATGGAGGGGCTTTCATGATCTAA